In a genomic window of Gadus chalcogrammus isolate NIFS_2021 chromosome 17, NIFS_Gcha_1.0, whole genome shotgun sequence:
- the LOC130370157 gene encoding butyrophilin-like protein 2 — MNLFRPLMEVLFLLLISFSAGEAHRALVGDDVTLSVDTKTSSDISKAVMEWSRSDLTPDIVHRGENGLTIYEDQNPAYRGRTMLSAEDLDRGIISLKLFHVRLADEGSYTCLFESKDNKYSVHLLVGAASSPVITLEDYSSSGLVLGCRAKGWYPQPKLSWWNADGHLLPAVTMTTTQDPDRLYNISSTLVVERKSPNRPLTCRVHQELFNQTRETEWHLPENLFENVDMTYRIAYALMTAAGVLLVVALVILAIACRIVRGNSQKQKDIMVMSCQNEDLRS; from the exons ATGAACCTCTTCAGGCCTCTCATGGAAGTCCTCTTTCTGCTGTTGATCAGCTTTTCTGCAG GTGAAGCTCACAGGGCACTGGTCGGTGACGACGTCACTCTGTCGGTCGATACAAAGACGTCGTCAGACATCAGCAAGGCTGTAATGGAGTGGTCCAGGTCAGACCTGACTCCTGATATTGTCCATCGGGGTGAAAACGGTCTGACCATTTATGAAGACCAGAATCCGGCATACAGAGGCAGGACGATGCTGTCAGCAGAAGATCTGGATAGAGGAATCATCTCCCTCAAACTGTTCCACGTCCGACTGGCCGATGAGGGGAGCTACACCTGCCTGTTCGAGTCCAAAGACAACAAGTACTCCGTCCATCTCCTTGTAG GTGCAGCCTCCTCCCCAGTCATAACCCTGGAGGATTACAGCAGCAGCGGCCTGGTTCTGGGCTGCCGGGCTAAAGGCTGGTACCCACAACCAAAGCTCTCCTGGTGGAACGCTGATGGACACCTCTTGCCCGCCGTAACCATGACTACCACCCAGGACCCCGACCGACTCTACAACATTTCCAGCAccctggtggtggagaggaagagTCCAAACAGACCCCTCACCTGTAGAGTTCACCAGGAGCTCTTCAACCAGACCAGGGAGACGGAGTGGCACCTTCCTG AAAACCTCTTTGAAAATGTGGACATGACCTATCGAATTGCTTATGCATTGATGACTGCTGCGGGGGTGCTTCTTGTGGTGGCTTTGGTGATTTTGGCGATTG CCTGCAGAATCGTTCGTGGAAACTCCCAGAAACAGAAGGACATCATGGTTATGTCGTGCCAAAATGAAGATTTGAGATCctaa